In the genome of Girardinichthys multiradiatus isolate DD_20200921_A chromosome 7, DD_fGirMul_XY1, whole genome shotgun sequence, one region contains:
- the si:dkey-230p4.1 gene encoding trichohyalin isoform X4: MESGLLIGWQQQKAELEQEVCCLQEELAESRAEREELESRSRALTDRLSQTLNPSLGLSLHEEEQRRWKTKLREGREREARQTLLIHRLQNKVIEYRERCQRLDLQLQEQHSRVLSSERIRDEHSDSLESALIRLEEEQQRSVSLADINTLLRHQLSQSEWTNQALREDLQKLTADWTRAVEESEQKEADWQREKECRWGHVGQNQAQLLSVWRSVLDLRRHCHTLKTAADRDLWQLRAEFSRLSSSLLLGCDSVCYSLRLSDYPIKLASYDLPPPLSSSPPLSSTLVLRSPDFSASPPRLLSSSTMGTFILGELKEEEEEVKDEKTVELKLLHEAKVLQLEQRIEELSRSLQTADREKEETEKEVERLRESERRLQLVGQAVIRISRSLSRISSQRPSVSTDNVLSLDLSSLLSVLSQTESALQWKHEELQEAEVSLQQLNEEQTALQLRLKLLEDENQQLDVNIQNRQLDLKHTLDALSREKETLTSLRLQVEEVQRRAEEVKRENDRQRRDRDRLEKRTRQLEAETHRRVEAELLENLQLSERETQQRMEIHNLKGALEREQLDRQRGEEECIDVREALKKCRESALHLSSLEIMLRQELEEAHDALEKMSALNSSLASDKRDLSKQMLQLETELSDSQSQLQTVRSEVSILQRDVKGLRSECSILRAQSETDADIIHQLKEQKAELETDVVEKETQLVSLEEERQTAAQQMEEMSSQHALLREELKEVQEQLQNAEKELNQKERQQEELQRESRRLQEEQEGLRKHKERLEEELKELRSLSMNLHLQLRQQQQQLSQSEVDRCQQNTHIYTLQQAKVTLQGEIECLRAELHRETARREDEKERRERIWEENEVLKVKMERLTEEVEEQQTRRSEDHTERKEERESWQKEREVLNEELGMRDGELEALRRRTEGLTEEGEERQREVERLREEVAEGETKISLMMERMQQVEGKKEKLEEQIKRTEVRLAEEEVKRKEEELHRDLETEALCERIEKFETEKKEMEEEIFQLRNEEDRGRTRATEEREEINRLRKEISMLQEDREEERRQWEKQQEEKEELVEKVGEVELLRVRLNVAKEEYEEMKEEVERKERSLEHQIGAVREREEEVEELKEHLRLSEEREEEGERERNVVNHKLKQKEAREEQLEALLAETQALLEKETREGEEKDNLISSQGRELQEAQAERERANKETRERKEACERLEEEGRRLQQKVEHNQKEVTKLQKSIRDQHEEVQQLTNTLEEREEEVREGMRWRRIEEERRKRSEEKEMEVEEEREKEREVLSTVREERRRLEDRLELKVKEVKEQCEELRRTQEEKTRLESKLKEMHDEIVEEREELKGVREENRKLEEQLKEIEEQRGVLRIKEEKLRRLEDELREVKEEQMMQQEKEKDHRLEEERRRSRLKELEEEKAELLLELMRKERERTASREEAQGERDKAQKELQRQTEELSELREEVQRMQKEKENAQEKVQEELRIRMEEWRSKELMSNKKAQEEKRQMEELQQNLKMSKMEVSGLREELYEEHRKMDEHQGKLRRFEKEIEALIEEVQMERNKAKEERRQTEEVEQELWSNSEKLSVLREEVQRKQKENEAYKEMQEEFRKQEEEWRLKELMNINKAQEEKMHMEEVQQELMSSQRKVSVLKEEMYKEQRQNEEHLRKFEEELTVLRDEVQRERNKAQEERGQTQELQQELSRLKKEVIKERRENEEQQEKLRNLEKEVTTLRLEVLREREEAQEKLQDELKKGEEEWKLNELIIRNKAQEELQKMEEIHQELMRSKSEVSVLREEVQKERRQMEEVQHELSKLRKEVAKEQRDKEEKQGMLEKEVKSLREEVQREKEKAHEKLQEELRKREEEWRSKEMMNKVQGESRKIEEVQQELTRSKSEVSVLKEELLKEQLEGEKIRDELIKRRDEVQEVRRTNNELTVITEEAKREKKQIKEELTRTEMEVGALKEEIQKAHRMGEMEASLLKVKFQEEQQEKLELQQELKIRRDDVTVLKEEVKKERHRREEVQEEMRGVQQNVEVMEESLNSLQSQVLDLSRSRERARLEVKEKEEESHQIKEGLSMALGEMTKLKVLLQESHTEGERLRATLVQKKEEMEKIREENQQVVREEVEKQGEVEELRARVKGLERRRNEMIEELEKAEERRREAEGRWRSRVEEVEKEQEVKLNALNTEIQTLRRRQEEPEKEWRSKLEEKEVEVERARREMQESQKELSRFRALLEEQKTQISTLAAEKDGEETHGWRRRKVQKGEEEQEEDEEQVSSVSPEKEQLRNRLQQKEAEVYMLTQRNKELQADRDRVRLALERTEAAMIGYRERAHQQEQNRVTGSNSDEGVGDRLVVLQRLVAELELNQKRINKKNSHLETQKDKLKRDREALKDTLRQVEQERSRLQHQLTLSSGSQTRLTQVSEETTEVERLRSTVTELEDQVSRLRLSLAVNQEQQAEFIEQSSRNSQWLLSLRHDLNISLTAVSRHPIPAVLESETQRLDRSLREEELRMSLSQS; this comes from the exons ATGGAGTCTGGGCTGCTGATTGGCTGGCAGCAGCAGAAGGCGGAGCTGGAGCAGGAAGTGTGTTGTCTGCAGGAGGAGCTGGCGGAGAGCCGAGCAGAGAGGGAGGAGCTGGAGTCCAGAAGCAGAGCTCTGACTGACAGG CTCAGCCAGACTCTGAATCCTTCACTAGGCCTCTCCCTGCATGAGGAGGAGCAGAGGAGGTGGAAAACGAAGTTGAGGGAGGGTAGGGAGAGGGAGGCCAGACAGACGCTGCTGATCCACCGTCTGCAGAACAAG GTGATCGAGTACAGAGAACGGTGTCAGCGTCTGGATCTGCAGTTGCAGGAACAACACTCCAGGGTGCTGAGTTCTGAG AGAATCAGAGATGAACACAGTGACTCTCTGGAAAGCGCCCTCATCAGGCTGGAGGAGGAACAgcagag GTCCGTCAGTCTGGCTGACATCAACACTCTCCTTCGGCACCAGCTAAGCCAGTCAGAGTGGACCAACCAGGCGCTGAGGGAAGACCTCCAGAAGCTGACTGCTGATTGGACGAGAGCTGTTGAGGAGTCGGAGCAAAAAGAAGCTGAttggcagagagagaaggag tgTCGGTGGGGTCATGTGGgtcagaaccaggctcagttgCTGTCAGTTTGGAGGTCTGTGCTTGATTTGAGACGACACTGTCACACATTGaaaacagctgctgacag GGATCTGTGGCAGCTCAGAGCAGAGTTTTCCAGACTCTCTTCATCTCTCCTACTCGGCTGTGACTCCGTCTGTTACTCCTTGAGGCTCAGCGATTATCCGATCAAACTCGCCTCATATGACCTTCCTCCTCCTTTATCCTCCTCACCTCCTCTGTCCTCCACTCTTGTTCTCCGGTCTCCAGACTTCTCAGCTTCTCCACCCCgtctcctctcttcctccacCATGGGAACCTTCATCTTAGGAGAGCtcaaagaagaggaggaggaggtgaaaGATGAGAAGACCGTGGAGTTGAAGCTCCTTCATGAGGCAAAGGTGTTGCAGCTGGAACAAAG GATTGAGGAGCTCAGTCGCTCCCTGCAGACTGCAGACCGAGAGAAGGAGGAGACAGAGAAGGAGGTGGAAAGGTTGAGAGAATCAGAGAGGAGGCTGCAGTTAGTCGGTCAGGCTGTGATCAGAATT TCCAGAAGCCTGAGCAGGATCAGCAGTCAGAGACCGAGTGTCTCCACGGACAACGTCCTCAGTCTGGATCTGTCCTCCCTGCTGTCTGTTCTGTCTCAGACTGAGAGCGCCCTGCAGTGGAAGCATGAGGAACTGCAG gagGCGGAGGTAAGTCTGCAGCAGCTCAACGAGGAACAAACAGCCCTGCAGCTTCGACTGAAACTGCTGGAGGACGAAAACCAGCAGCTGGACGTAAACATTCAGAACAGGCAGCTGGACCTGAAGCACACACTGGATGCCCTGAGCAG GGAGAAGGAGACGTTAACCTCCCTGCGTCTGCAGGTAGAGGAGGTGCAGAGACGAGCGGAGGAGGTGAAGAGGGAGAACGACAGACAgaggagagacagagacagactgGAGAAAAGAACACGACAGCTGGAGGCAGAAACACACAGACG GGTGGAGGCGGAACTCCTGGAGAACCTCCAGCTGTCAGAGAGAGAAACTCAGCAGCGGATGGAGATCCACAACTTGAAG GGGGCGCTAGAGAGGGAGCAGCTAGACAGGCAGAGAGGAGAGGAAGAATGCATTGATGTCAGAGAAGCTCTGAAGAAG TGCAGGGAGAGCGCGCTGCATCTCTCCTCCTTAGAGATAATGTTGAGGCAGGAGTTAGAGGAGGCGCATGACGCTCTGGAGAAAATGTCGGCTCTGAACTCGTCTCTGGCTTCAGATAAACGAGATCTGAGCAAACAGATGCTGCAG ctggagaccgagCTGTCAGACAGCCAATCACAGCTGCAGACTgtgaggtcagaggtcagcatTCTACAGAGAGATGTCAAAGGTCTGAGGAGTGAGTGCAGCATCCTGAG AGCTCAGTCAGAGACAGACGCTGACATCATTCATCAGCTGAAGGAACAGAAGGCTGAACTGGAGACAGATGTGGTGGAGAAGGAGACACAGCTGGTCTCACTGGAAGAAGAGAGGCAGACAGCAGCACAGCAGATGGAGGAG ATGTCCTCCCAACATGCCCTGCTACGTGAGGAGCTAAAGGAGGTGCAGGAACAGCTGCAAAACGCAGAGAAGGAATTGAATCagaaggagagacagcaggaggagCTTCAGAGAGAGAGCAGGCGGCTGCAGGAGGAACAGGAAGGTCTGAGGAAACACAAGGAGCGGCTAGAAGAGGAGTTAAAGGAGCTCAG GTCTCTCTCCATGAACCTCCACCTGCAGCTccgtcagcagcagcagcagctctctcAGTCAGAGGTGGACAGATGTCAGCAGAACACGCACATCTATACGCTGCAGCAGGCCAAGGTCACCTTACAGG GTGAGATCGAGTGTCTGAGAGCAGAACTGCACCGAGAGACGGCAAGAAGAGAAGATGAGAAGGAGAGGAGGGAAAGAATCTGGGAGGAAAATGAGGTGCTGAAGGTAAAAATGGAGAGACTGacagaggaggtggaggagcagCAAACCAGAAGGTCAGAGGATCATACAGAGAGGAAGGAGGAAAGGGAGTCCtggcagaaagagagagaagttCTGAACGAAGAGCTCGGGATGAGGGACGGAGAACTGGAGGCCCTGAGGAGGCGCACTGAGGGACTGAcagaggagggggaggagaGGCAGAGAGAGGTGGAGAGACTGAGGGAGGAGGTAGCAGAGGGAGAGACTAAGATCAGCCTCATGATGGAGAGAATGCAGCAAGTAGAGGGGAAGAAGGAGAAACTGGAGGAGCAAATAAAGAGGACAGAGGTCAGACTGGCAGAGGAGGAGGTGAAGAGGAAAGAAGAGGAGCTCCACAGGGATTTGGAGACAGAGGCGCTCTGTGAACGGATAGAGAAgtttgaaactgaaaagaaagaaatggagGAGGAGATATTTCAACTGAGGAATGAGGAGGACAGAGGGAGAACTAGAGCTAcggaggagagggaggaaatTAACAGACTGAGAAAAGAAATCTCCATGTTACAGGaagacagagaggaggagaggagacaGTGGGAGAAACAGCAGGAGGAAAAGGAGGAGTTGGTGGAGAAAGTGGGGGAGGTGGAGCTGCTGAGGGTGAGGCTTAACGTTGCTAAGGAGGAGTATGAGGAGATGAaggaggaggtggagaggaAGGAGCGCAGCCTGGAGCATCAGATAGGTGCTGTGAgggagagggaggaggaggtggaggagctgaaggagcACCTGAGGCTCTCTGAGGAGCGTGAGGAGGAAGGAGAAAGGGAACGCAATGTGGTCAACCACAAACTGAAGCAGAAGGAGGCGCGGGAGGAGCAGCTTGAGGCATTGCTGGCAGAAACTCAGGCGCTCCTCGAGAAGGAGACgcgagaaggagaagaaaaagacaACCTGATTTCCTCCCAGGGCAGGGAGCTGCAGGAGGCTcaggctgagagagagagagcaaatAAGGAGACCAGAGAGAGGAAGGAGGCATGTGAGAGGCTGGAGGAGGAAGGGAGGAGGTTGCAGCAGAAGGTAGAACATAATCAGAAGGAGGTGACAAAGCTCCAAAAGAGCATTAGGGACCAACATGAGGAGGTGCAGCAGTTGACGAACACACTGgaggagagagaggaggaggtaAGAGAGGGAATGAGGTGGAGAAGGAttgaggaggagaggaggaagaggagtgaggagaaagagatggaggtggaggaggaacGGGAGAAAGAGAGGGAAGTGCTCAGCACAGTtagggaggagaggaggaggttAGAGGACAGATTGGAATTAAAAGTGAAAGAGGTGAAGGAGCAATGCGAGGAGCTGAGGAGGACTCAGGAGGAGAAGACAAGGCTAGAGAGCAAACTAAAGGAGATGCATGATGAAATTGTGGAAGAAAGGGAGGAGCTGAAGGGAGTGAGGGAGGAAAATAGGAAGTTGGAGGAGCAGCTAAAAGAAATAGAGGAACAGAGGGGTGTGCTGAGAATTAAAGAGGAGAAACTGAGAAGACTGGAGGACGAACTGAGGGAGGTGAAAGAGGAGCAAATGATGCAACAGGAAAAGGAGAAAGATCACCGCCTGGAGGAGGAAAGGAGGAGATCCAGACTGAAAGAGCTGGAGGAAGAGAAGGCTGAACTACTGTTGGAGCTAATGAGGAAGGAGAGGGAGAGGACAGCTTCTAGAGAGGAGGCGCAGGGTGAGAGAGACAAGGCCCAGAAGGAGctacagagacagacagaggagCTATCTGAACTCAGAGAGGAGGTGCaaagaatgcaaaaagagaaggAGAATGCCCAAGAAAAGGTGCAGGAGGAACTGAGAATAAGAATGGAGGAGTGGAGGTCAAAGGAGCTGATGAGTAACAAGAAGGCACAGGAGGAGAAAAGACAGATGGAGGAGTTACAACAGAATCTGAAAATGAGCAAAATGGAGGTTTCTGGACTGAGAGAAGAGCTTTATGAGGAGCACAGGAAAATGGATGAGCATCAGGGCAAGCTGAGGAGGTTTGAGAAAGAGATAGAGGCTCTCATAGAGGAGGTGCAGATGGAGAGGAACAAGGCCAAGGAGGAGAGGAGACAGACGGAGGAGGTTGAGCAGGAGCTGTGGAGTAATAGCGAAAAGCTTTCTGTGCTCAGAGAGGAGGTGCAAAGAAAGCAAAAAGAGAACGAGGCCTATAAAGAAATGCAGGAGGAATTTAGAAAAcaggaggaagagtggagattAAAGGAGCTCATGAACATCAACAAGGCGCAGGAGGAGAAGATGCATATGGAGGAGGTACAGCAGGAGTTGATGAGTAGCCAAAGGAAGGTTTCTGTACTCAAAGAGGAGATGTATAAGGAGCAAAGACAAAATGAGGAGCATTTGAGGAAGTTTGAGGAAGAGCTGACAGTTCTCAGAGACGAGGTGCAGAGGGAGAGGAACAAGGCACAGGAGGAGAGGGGACAAACACAAGAGCTCCAGCAGGAGCTTTCTAGACTCAAAAAGGAGGTGATTAAAGAGCGAAGGGAAAATGAAGAGCAGCAGGAGAAGTTGAGGAATTTGGAGAAGGAGGTGACAACTCTTAGATTGGAGGTgctaagagagagagaggaggcccaagaaaagctgcaggatgAATTGAAAAAAGGGGAGGAGGAGTGGAAGTTGAATGAGCTGATAATCAGGAACAAAGCACAAGAGGAGTTACAAAAGATGGAGGAAATACACCAGGAGCTTATGAGGAGCAAAAGCGAGGTGTCTGTACTCAGAGAGGAGGTGCAGAAGGAAAGGAGACAGATGGAGGAGGTCCAGCATGAGCTCTCTAAACTAAGAAAGGAGGTGGCTAAAGAACAAAGGGATAAGGAGGAAAAGCAGGGGATGTTGGAAAAGGAAGTGAAATCTCTCAGGGAGGAGGTGCaaagagagaaggagaaggCCCATGAAAAGCTACAGGAGGAACTCAGAAAAAGGGAGGAGGAGTGGAGGTCCAAGGAAATGATGAACAAGGTACAGGGGGAGTCGAGAAAGATCGAGGAAGTCCAGCAGGAGCTGACAAGGAGCAAAAGCGAGGTGTCTGTACTGAAAGAGGAGCTTTTGAAGGAACAACTGGAGGGGGAGAAGATCCGAGATGAACTGATAAAGAGGAGGGACGAGGTGCAAGAAGTCAGGAGGACCAATAATGAGTTAACAGTCATCACCGAGGAGGCGAAAAGGGAGAAGAAGCAGATAAAGGAAGAGTTAACGAGGACAGAGATGGAGGTGGGGGCTCTAAAAGAGGAGATCCAGAAGGCTCACAGGATGGGTGAAATGGAGGCGTCACTACTTAAAGTGAAgtttcaggaggagcagcaggagAAGCTGGAGTTACAACAGGAGCTGAAAATAAGGAGAGATGATGTCACAGTCCTTAAAGAGGAAGTCAAGAAGGAGCGCCACAGGAGGGAGGAGGTGCAAGAGGAAATGAGAGGTGTTCAGCAGAACGTGGAGGTGATGGAGGAGAGCCTTAACTCCCTGCAGAGTCAG GTGTTGGATCTAAGTCGCAGCCGGGAACGAGCACGGCTGGAGGtgaaggagaaggaggaggagagccACCAGATCAAGGAAGGTCTTAGTATGGCCCTGGGGGAGATGACCAAGCTGAAGGTTCTCCTGCAG GAGAGCCACACCGAGGGGGAGCGTCTGAGGGCAACACTAGTCCAGAAGAAGGAGGAAATGGAGAAAATCAGAGAGGAGAATCAGCAGGTGGTCAGGGAGGAGGTGGAGAAGCAAGGAGAGGTGGAGGAGCTGAGAGCCAGAGTTAAGGGCCTGGAGAGGCGAAGGAACGAGATgatagaggagctggagaaagcagaggagaggaggagggaggctGAAGGGAGGTGGAGGAGTCGAGTGGAAGAGGTGGAGAAAGAGCAGGAGGTGAAGCTGAATGCTCTCAATACAGAAATCCAGACACTGAGGAGAAGACAGGAGGAGCCAGAAAAAGAGTGGAGGTCCAAGTTGGAAGAGAAGGAGGTGGAGGTAGAGAGAGCAAGAAGGGAGATGCAAGAGAGTCAAAAGGAGCTGAGCAGGTTCAGAGCATTGTTGGAGGAGCAGAAAACTCAGATCTCCACACTGGCTGCTGAAAAGGATGGAGAGGAGACACAtggatggaggaggagaaaagtccagaaaggagaagaagag caagaggaagatgaggagcAGGTTTCCTCTGTGTCTCCTGAGAAGGAGCAGCTCAGGAACAGGCTGCAGCAGAAGGAGGCTGAG GTCTACATGCTGACTCAGAGGAACAAGGAGCTCCAGGCAGACAGGGACCGGGTCCGATTGGCTCTGGAGCGGACAGAGGCTGCTATGATTGGCTACAGGGAGAGAGCCCACCAACAGGAGCAGAACCGCGTGACCGGGTCTAATTCAGATGAG GGTGTCGGTGACAGACTGGTGGTCCTGCAGCGTCTGGTGGCTGAACTGGAACTCAACCAGAAACGGATAAATAAGAAGAATTCCCACCTGGAAACCCAGAAAGACAAGctgaagagagacagagaggccCTGAAAGACACGTTGAGACAG GTGGAGCAGGAACGATCAAGACTCCAACATCAGCTCACACTCAGCTCTGGGTCTCAGACGAGGCTCACTCAG gtatCTGAGGAAACCACTGAAGTAGAGCGGTTGCGGAGCACAGTGACAGAGCTAGAGGACCAG GTGAGTCGTCTCCGTCTCTcattggctgtgaaccaggagCAGCAGGCGGAGTTTATTGAGCAGTCATCCAGAAACAGCCAGTGGCTGCTCTCGCTGAGGCATGATCTCAACATTTCGCTGACTGCCGTTTCACGCCATCCAATCCCAGCCGTCCTGGAATCTGAAACGCAGCGATTGGACCGCAGCCTGAGGGAGGAGGAGCTTAGGATGTCTCTGAGCCAATCATAG